Sequence from the Rhizobium etli CFN 42 genome:
CAGAACTTCGACGCCGTCCTGCTCGATCTCGTTCTCCCGGGCGGCACGGATGGCCTTGACCTGGCCCGCGAAATCCGCGCCCAGTCCGACGTCCCGATCATGATGCTGACCGGCCGCGACGACGTCGTCGACCGAATTGTCGGTCTGGAGGTCGGCGCCGACGATTACATCGCCAAGCCCTTCCATCTCCGGGAAGTCCATGCGCGCCTGAAATCGATCCTGCGCCGCCGGCAACCTCCCGCGCGCAACCCCGAAGCGGCCGGCGAGGAGATCATCGGCTTCGAGGACTGGAAGCTCAATCTCAGCCGCCGCCAACTGCTCGACCCCGAGGGTACGGAGATCGAACTGACGACTGGCGAATTCGATATGCTGACGACCTTCGTGCGGCATGCCGGCCGGGTCCTGACCCGCGACGTGCTGATGGACCTGACCAGGGGCCGAAACCTCGAAGCCTTTGACCGGACGATCGATGCCCAGATCGTCCGGCTGCGCCGAAAGATCGAAACCGACCCGAAGAAGCCGCAATTCATCAAGGCGGTGCGCGGCGTCGGCTATGTCTTTACCGCAAGACTCGACTAGCTTCCGGCTCGCGGCCGATCTCTCCCTCGGCTCGCTTGCCATGGGCACGCCCCCATCAGGATGATCAGGCATCAAGGAACCGCTGGCGACCGTCAAAGTTTAGCTTCTTTAAGCCTGCGCGGAGATGAGTTCCAGCATCGAAAGACCTGGGCGAACAATATCGCGAACAATCCGCGCTTTCCTGTTCAAAACAGCCGATGGTATCGCGTCGGCAGCGGCTCGCCTTTCGCCGCTGCCTGCGTCACCAGCAAACGACTGGCAGATGAATCAGCAGGAAGGGATAGGAGCCCGGCTCTATGCCGGCCCATACCGTCATCCGTCTCGGCTCGTATCGTCATCTTCCGTTCAACGGTTCAGACATCGCCTGCTGCCATTCCCTGTACCTTCGCGTCATGTTTACCGTTGACGACATCGACGAGGCACTAGAAAGGCTGCGCAGGCCCGGCGCGCAGATCGCAGGCGAAGTCGTCGATTGGGACGTTTATCGGCTCTGCTACATCCGTGAGCCTGAAGGGCTTCTCAACGGGCTCGCCCAGGAACTCGGCGGAGCGTTGAGAGACCTGCGCTCAATCTTGCGACGCTTCGATCATCGCCCTGGCGCGGAGCAGCAAGGGGCTCGAAAGACCTTCCGTGAATTGTTGATAGATGGAAGAGAGCACACTCTTCGCGTCGCCTTGGTATCCCGCCGCCTTGCGGAAATTTATGAGGCTGATGGCCGAGGTCAATTGCCAGTACAGCGCCTCCTGCCGGGCGGCTTCCATCATGGCGTTCTGAAAAAGGTCGTCTATCTCCAAAGGCGTTCTCAAGTCCTGATCCCTGAGAACCTCACCCTTTCTCCTCAAGATTTCCGGGATCATCCAGTGGTAGCCGTGCTCACGCGAAAATGACAATGCCTGGCCGAGCTCGCCCAATGCCTCATTGAACCGACCCAAGGCTTGCAGCGCCGCAGCGAGTTCGCAAAGGAAGGTGGGATAGAACAAAAGATATGACGCGTCGCGCATCTCCGCGATGCCGGCTCGCAGATCTTCGACGCCGGCGTAGGCATTGCGGAGCCTGCGCGCAATCGCTCCCCTGACGCTCAGGCCAACGGCATGAAAGGGCCGAAGGCCATGTTGCGATGCCTGCCGCGACAGCTCTTCGCCCCACGTTTTCGCCCGGTCCAAGTCGTCGATGCTGAGCGCGACGAACGAGGCGGACCAGGCGAGCGCGACGCACAGGACAAACGGCTGCCCGGTTTCCCGGGCCTCTTGAATTGCCTGCTCTGCCGTTTCCGCCGCCTGCTCCAGCAGGCCGCGCGCGATGAGGTTGACGGTGTTATGGGACAAGGAGGAGGTGCGGACATCCGCTTCCAGCCTCAGCAGATCGGTCTTGCGGTGTTCGACCGGATAGTTCGCCGCTGCCCAACTCAACCGGTCGCCGGCCTCCCGGTGGCGCGCCTGATAGGTTTGCGGGATACCGACAAGCCATGAGGCGGTGGTGCGTCCGTGCAGGTCCCCCTCGTCGAGCGTGGCTTCGTATTCCTGCGCGAATGTCAGCGCGTCGTCCAGCCGCGCCGATCTCGCGGAAAAGAGCCACAAGCCACAGGTGACGCGCTGGCGGTAGTCTGGATCGTTTAAGGTTCTCGCCAGATGCAGCGCGCCGATGAGCACCTCCTTTCCGCGCGGATTCATCCCTTGCGTATAAATGAGGGCGTAGCCGAGCGCGCAGCGCAAGACCATTTCGGTGCGGCTTCCTTTCTCCTCGCCGAGACGGTCGAGAGCACGCTCGGCCCAGTCGCCAGCTTCTGAAACCAGCGAGATCGCCGTCCAGAAGTCACTCGATGTCGCAGCGAGCTTGGCGCCAAGGGCACCCTTGCCGCCCTCGGACAGCGCCCATCGCAGGGCCGCTCGCAAATTGTCGATTTCGCGTCGATAGTGCGTGATGTTCTCGATGGCCGCCGAAAGCGTGCGCCGTTCCGAAAAGGGTTTGAAAAACTTGAGGAAATGCTTCGCAATTTTGCACATCGTCCGGCGAAAATCTTCGCCATCGCCGAGCTTCTCGAGCGAATAGACGCGCACCGTCTCCAGCAGACGCCAGCGCGGTGCATTTTCCGCTCCGTCGAATGTGATCAGGGATTTACTGACGAGGTTGGATATGGCCAGCGCCGTTTCCGCATCCCCTTCACCGCTCACTGCCACGGCAGCATCCAAAGTGAAGCCTCCGGGAAACGCCGCCAGCCTGCACAATAGCTGGCGCTCGGACTCCGGCAGGAGCTGATAGCTCCAGTCCAAAGCTGCTCGCAGCGTTTGATGACGCGGCAAGGCGGTGCGGCGACCGCCCGTGAGCAGAACGAACCGGTCGTCGAGACGCCCGGCGATCTGCTGTATTCCAAGGGTCGCGGCGCGGGCCGCCGCCAGTTCGATGGCGAGCGGGATGCCGTCGAGATGCCGGCAGATATCGGCGATCGTTGAAAGCTTCTGCTGGTCCGGCTCGAAATCCCATTGAAGCGCCCGCGTGCGCGCAACGAACAGGTGGATGGCGCTGTGTTCTGCGGCACTGACCGCCTCTCCGCTGCCCGGCACCTCCAACGGCGGCACACGGTAGGCGAATTCTCCCTCTATGCGCAGGGATTCTCGGCTCGTCGCAATAACCGTCACATTCGGGCATATTCGCAGGATCGTGTCGATCATGGCGGCAGCCGCGTCAATGACGTGCTCGCAGTTGTCGATGAGAAGCAGAACCCTGCGCGCGCCGACGGCGCGCGCCACCACCTCGGCGGATATTTGATCGCTTTGAAGCTTCAGATCGAGAACTTGGGCGACCGTCGTCGGAACAAGCCCAGGCTCCGCCAGCGAGACGAGCTCCACGAAGAATGCATCGCCACCAAGTTGCGGCAGCAGATGACGCGCCAATTCAGACGCGAGCACTGTCTTGCCGATGCCGCCAGGACCGGTCAGCGTGACGACACGATATGCCGAGGTCAGCGTCAGAAGTCTGCGCAGGGCGCTCTCGCGCCCGACCAGTTCGGAGGTGAGTGCCGGAATGTTCGAGACAGGCTGGATCTCCAGTGACGGCGTGCCTGTTGTCGCAATCTGCGCCGCGGCAGACGGACGATCGGATTTCCAGTCGCCGATCAGTCGATACCCTCGGCCCGAGATCGTCTTCAGCAGATCCCGGTCTTTTCCCAGTGCCTTCCGGATTGCCGATATATGGACCTGGATCGTGTTGTCTTCTACGACAAGGCCAGGCCAGACGCGTCGCATGAGATCGTCTTTGGTGACGGACTCTCCCGAAGCTGCCGCCAGCACTTCCAGGATATCGAAGGCGCGGCTGCCCAAAGGGACCGGCGCCCCGAGAGCACGGAGTTCCCGCTTCCCAAGATCGAGTTCCCAGCCCGAGAATTCGAATAGATTTCGTTCTATCTGTCCCAAGCTAATCCGATCTCTCTTGCCAAAGCCGCGAAATTCAGGGACCGCTGACCTCAAGAACGCGCCTGCGCGTAAAACAATGCCTGCTGCCTAAGCAGATATATTTCAGGATATTTCAGATTCGCTCAAGCGACTTAAGTCGCGTTCGTGGTCATCCCGGCTTAGAACGTTGACGCAGGTTCAGCGCCGCATGGGCGCAGTTGCAACCCTGGACCGCTAAGATCACAAAGAGAAGGAGGATGGCATGTATAGTGGCAATCTACTTCAGTTCCCCGCAAAAAAGATAGCACCGCCGGCGGAAGATGCACCGGTCGTATGCCTCGTGAGCAATGATCTGGTATTCCATCGATCGCTGGATGAAGAGATCCAATCGCTCGGTTCGCGGCCGGCCAGCTTCAGTTCTGCACGGGATTTTCTCACCCATGCTCGGGATGCGCGCTTCGCGTGCGTCATCATCGACAATACAGTGCCCGATCTTGACGTAGACGTCCTCACCCTCCTGATTTGCCTGCAGGCAGTTCGTCACCCCGTGATCGTGCTGACGTCCGAGGGCGATTCTCAGGTGACGTTGACTGCCACGCGATATCCGGTGACGTTTCTGCCGAGACCTTTCGGCACAGACAATCTCGTCCAACTGATCCGCTCTTCCGTTGAGGCGACCATCTCGATCAGCCAGCTGGATTGCCGTTACCAGAGCCTTTCGGCGCGCGAACGGCAGGTCATGCAGTTCGTCGTCGAAGGCCTGCTGAACAAGCAAGTCGCATATAAATTGAATATCAGCGTGATCACGGTAAAGGCCCACCGTGGACAGGTAATGAGGAAGATGCGGGCCCGCTCGCTGCCGGAGCTGGTGAATATGGCCGCGAAGATCGAACCGGGCCTCAGCGCCGCATGCTGAACGCCGCGCACTGACCGTTCGCGACAGTTAAGCCAATACTTAAGTGTAGTTATAAGTGCGCGCCGATCAGTATAGTCTCCTCTACGTCGCCTCCCTCGATAAGGCGATACGCCTAAAACAGCGACAGTGCTCCCGCGTCCTCCCCTCCGCCGGAGCGCGCGGATCCTCAAGGTCCGCCAGAGGCCGTCTCCGTCCGCCCGGAGACGGCCTTTTCTTCATGCGGCCGTCAGTCGCGCGCCGCCGCGATCACGTACCGGCCATAGTGACAGAGACGGTTTCGGTTCCTATATCAGCCCCGACAGTTTGAAAGGAAATCGATCATGACAATCAACGGAAACCTGCTCGTTGCGGGAACGGAAAAACGTGGCCCAAACGGTGAGTTTCATGGCATCGAAGCGGCCACCGGAAAGCCCCTTCCCATTTCCTTCGGTGGCGCTTCGCCCGAAGATGTCGAGCAGGCAGCCGAACAGGCATGGCAGGCCTTTGCCACCTACCGCGAGACCGATCTGGAAGTCAGAGCAAAATTTCTGGAAAAGATTGCCGAGGAAATTGAAGCGATCGGCGATGATCTCGTTGTCCGCGCGATGGCGGAAACCGGG
This genomic interval carries:
- a CDS encoding response regulator — protein: MAAPQHDAHLLVVDDDPRIRQMLTRYFEDEGYTVSSAADGTEMRVRLRQQNFDAVLLDLVLPGGTDGLDLAREIRAQSDVPIMMLTGRDDVVDRIVGLEVGADDYIAKPFHLREVHARLKSILRRRQPPARNPEAAGEEIIGFEDWKLNLSRRQLLDPEGTEIELTTGEFDMLTTFVRHAGRVLTRDVLMDLTRGRNLEAFDRTIDAQIVRLRRKIETDPKKPQFIKAVRGVGYVFTARLD
- a CDS encoding ATP-binding protein, which gives rise to MGQIERNLFEFSGWELDLGKRELRALGAPVPLGSRAFDILEVLAAASGESVTKDDLMRRVWPGLVVEDNTIQVHISAIRKALGKDRDLLKTISGRGYRLIGDWKSDRPSAAAQIATTGTPSLEIQPVSNIPALTSELVGRESALRRLLTLTSAYRVVTLTGPGGIGKTVLASELARHLLPQLGGDAFFVELVSLAEPGLVPTTVAQVLDLKLQSDQISAEVVARAVGARRVLLLIDNCEHVIDAAAAMIDTILRICPNVTVIATSRESLRIEGEFAYRVPPLEVPGSGEAVSAAEHSAIHLFVARTRALQWDFEPDQQKLSTIADICRHLDGIPLAIELAAARAATLGIQQIAGRLDDRFVLLTGGRRTALPRHQTLRAALDWSYQLLPESERQLLCRLAAFPGGFTLDAAVAVSGEGDAETALAISNLVSKSLITFDGAENAPRWRLLETVRVYSLEKLGDGEDFRRTMCKIAKHFLKFFKPFSERRTLSAAIENITHYRREIDNLRAALRWALSEGGKGALGAKLAATSSDFWTAISLVSEAGDWAERALDRLGEEKGSRTEMVLRCALGYALIYTQGMNPRGKEVLIGALHLARTLNDPDYRQRVTCGLWLFSARSARLDDALTFAQEYEATLDEGDLHGRTTASWLVGIPQTYQARHREAGDRLSWAAANYPVEHRKTDLLRLEADVRTSSLSHNTVNLIARGLLEQAAETAEQAIQEARETGQPFVLCVALAWSASFVALSIDDLDRAKTWGEELSRQASQHGLRPFHAVGLSVRGAIARRLRNAYAGVEDLRAGIAEMRDASYLLFYPTFLCELAAALQALGRFNEALGELGQALSFSREHGYHWMIPEILRRKGEVLRDQDLRTPLEIDDLFQNAMMEAARQEALYWQLTSAISLINFRKAAGYQGDAKSVLSSIYQQFTEGLSSPLLLRARAMIEASQD
- a CDS encoding response regulator transcription factor produces the protein MYSGNLLQFPAKKIAPPAEDAPVVCLVSNDLVFHRSLDEEIQSLGSRPASFSSARDFLTHARDARFACVIIDNTVPDLDVDVLTLLICLQAVRHPVIVLTSEGDSQVTLTATRYPVTFLPRPFGTDNLVQLIRSSVEATISISQLDCRYQSLSARERQVMQFVVEGLLNKQVAYKLNISVITVKAHRGQVMRKMRARSLPELVNMAAKIEPGLSAAC